Proteins co-encoded in one Candidatus Nomurabacteria bacterium genomic window:
- the rny gene encoding ribonuclease Y, translating to MPPILFTISLAGALFLGIGAGYGLRYLHAQSKKNSIELELKEREITAEKKALSIVEEAEQKAEKIENEAKAERKHLEEKLEQKETRLDKREEVLDERQIDIESQKEDLRGKVEQIKSIKSQLDERTGEIEKKIEAAAGLSKDEAYEQLIHKIENERAEDLRGRIEKIDRFGEEHYEAKAQNLLLAAIHRLGNTMAPNLMTAHVEIPSDDLKGKVIGKEGRNVRAFERATGVDVLIDESPGYIVLSSFDPIRREIARVALESLLKDGRIQPAKIEESVEKARSEVAKTVRAMGEKAAYEANVPNLHPDLITILGRLHFRTSYGQNVLWHSVEMAHIAAVLAEEVGANVATARAGALLHDIGKTVSHEVAGTHVEIGIRILEKYGVDQQVILAMRAHHEEYPYETPESIIVQVADAISGGRPGARRDSLENYIKRLSDLENIATSLSGVERAFAISAGREVRVLVNPTTLNDFEASQLARTIATNIEAQLRYPGEIKVHVIRETRVVSYAR from the coding sequence ATGCCACCAATCCTATTTACGATATCGTTGGCAGGGGCTTTGTTTCTTGGTATAGGAGCCGGTTACGGACTGCGTTATCTCCATGCACAATCTAAGAAAAATTCGATTGAACTGGAACTCAAAGAGCGAGAGATTACGGCAGAAAAAAAGGCGCTTTCAATTGTAGAAGAAGCGGAACAGAAAGCAGAAAAGATCGAGAACGAAGCAAAAGCTGAGCGAAAACATTTAGAAGAAAAGCTTGAACAAAAAGAAACACGTTTAGACAAGCGTGAAGAAGTGCTCGATGAGCGCCAAATTGACATTGAGTCACAAAAAGAAGACCTGCGCGGCAAGGTTGAACAGATTAAATCAATCAAATCACAGCTCGATGAGCGTACCGGCGAAATTGAAAAGAAAATCGAAGCCGCCGCCGGTCTTTCAAAAGACGAAGCGTACGAACAGCTCATACACAAAATAGAAAACGAGCGAGCTGAAGACCTCCGTGGCCGCATCGAAAAAATTGATCGCTTTGGCGAGGAACACTACGAAGCAAAAGCTCAAAACCTATTGCTCGCAGCGATTCATCGCCTCGGTAACACCATGGCGCCAAATCTCATGACGGCACACGTAGAGATTCCAAGCGACGATCTGAAGGGTAAGGTAATCGGAAAGGAGGGTCGTAACGTACGTGCGTTTGAACGCGCTACCGGCGTGGACGTCCTCATCGACGAATCGCCTGGGTATATCGTCCTCTCTTCCTTTGACCCAATTCGCCGCGAAATTGCGCGCGTAGCACTAGAGTCACTTCTCAAGGACGGTCGAATCCAACCAGCCAAGATTGAGGAATCAGTCGAAAAGGCCCGCAGCGAAGTCGCCAAGACCGTTCGTGCTATGGGCGAAAAGGCAGCGTACGAAGCCAATGTGCCAAACCTCCACCCAGACCTCATCACCATTCTTGGTCGTCTGCACTTCCGCACCAGCTACGGTCAGAATGTACTGTGGCACTCAGTCGAGATGGCACACATTGCTGCCGTCCTCGCCGAAGAAGTCGGCGCTAATGTCGCCACCGCACGCGCCGGCGCCCTACTCCATGATATTGGCAAGACCGTTAGTCATGAAGTAGCTGGTACACACGTCGAGATTGGTATTCGCATACTTGAAAAATACGGCGTGGATCAACAGGTTATTCTCGCTATGCGCGCGCATCACGAAGAGTATCCGTACGAAACTCCAGAATCTATCATCGTACAGGTAGCCGATGCTATCTCAGGCGGACGTCCTGGTGCGCGTCGCGACTCACTAGAGAACTATATCAAGCGACTCTCAGATCTTGAGAATATCGCCACCAGCTTAAGCGGCGTCGAACGCGCCTTCGCCATCTCAGCTGGTCGCGAAGTCCGCGTACTGGTAAACCCAACAACGCTAAACGACTTCGAGGCAAGCCAACTCGCCCGAACTATCGCCACCAATATCGAAGCTCAGCTACGCTATCCAGGCGAAATTAAAGTGCACGTTATTCGCGAAACTCGCGTCGTCAGTTACGCACGCTAG
- the clpP gene encoding ATP-dependent Clp endopeptidase proteolytic subunit ClpP yields MPHNTLVPMVIEKTVGGERAFDIYSRLLKERIIFVTGPIEDYTANLIVAQLLFLEAEDPKKDIFLYVNSPGGSVTAGLSIIDTMHHIKPDVATVCVGLAASMGALILSQGAKGKRYILPNAEVMIHQPSGGAHGQASDIDITARWILKTREKLNKMLAKATGQKLTQIEKDVDRDFFMDAEEAKTYGIVDKIYK; encoded by the coding sequence ATGCCACATAATACCTTGGTGCCAATGGTGATTGAAAAAACCGTGGGAGGCGAACGCGCCTTCGATATATACTCTCGCCTCTTAAAGGAACGAATTATCTTTGTCACTGGACCAATCGAAGACTACACGGCCAATCTTATCGTGGCGCAATTACTCTTCCTCGAAGCCGAAGACCCAAAGAAAGACATCTTTCTGTACGTCAATTCACCGGGCGGGAGTGTTACCGCAGGACTCTCTATCATCGACACCATGCACCACATCAAGCCTGACGTCGCCACAGTGTGTGTCGGTCTCGCCGCTTCTATGGGCGCATTGATCCTCTCACAAGGCGCGAAAGGCAAACGCTACATTTTGCCAAACGCCGAAGTAATGATTCACCAACCTTCAGGCGGCGCGCACGGTCAGGCATCTGACATCGACATTACCGCTCGCTGGATCCTCAAGACCCGCGAGAAGCTTAATAAAATGCTTGCTAAAGCCACTGGTCAAAAGTTAACGCAAATTGAAAAAGATGTTGATCGTGACTTCTTCATGGATGCAGAAGAAGCAAAAACCTACGGTATTGTAGATAAGATTTACAAGTAG
- a CDS encoding trigger factor: MAHHSHSVDFKEAFKVEVLEGSQVKITGELPYVELESERKAALVALGKNVEISGFRKGHIPTPILEKHLGEMAILGEMAERAIAHSYPHIIEEHQIEAIGHPQIEVTKIAPQNPLAFTITVAVIPTFSLPDYEKISKDINKNRPSDEVTEEEIDTQIKDIQRQKAAYERLQQKAAAKTEGGDLPTPESKAAKEADTEDAPLPELTDEYVKTLGQPGQFETVADFKAKIKEHLEIEKKQNNAAKHRADITDAVIEKTEIVLPKVLIDSEINQMFAQMQEDLDRANLKMDDYLTHIKKTKEDLVAEWTPAAEKRAKLQLVLNEIAKKEEIVPDVEKVNEQTKALMERFKDADEHRVRLYVASVLLNEEVMKQLEEK, encoded by the coding sequence ATGGCACATCATTCACATTCTGTAGATTTTAAAGAAGCCTTCAAAGTCGAAGTACTTGAGGGTTCACAAGTAAAAATTACTGGCGAACTTCCGTACGTTGAGCTTGAAAGCGAACGTAAGGCTGCTTTGGTAGCACTGGGGAAAAACGTTGAAATTTCAGGTTTCCGCAAGGGTCATATCCCTACCCCGATTCTTGAAAAGCACCTCGGTGAGATGGCAATCCTCGGTGAGATGGCAGAGCGAGCCATTGCACACTCATACCCACATATTATTGAAGAGCACCAAATCGAAGCAATTGGCCATCCACAAATTGAAGTGACGAAAATCGCCCCACAAAATCCACTCGCATTCACTATTACGGTAGCAGTAATCCCAACCTTCTCTCTCCCTGACTACGAAAAAATCTCTAAGGATATCAACAAAAATCGTCCAAGTGATGAAGTGACTGAGGAAGAAATCGATACGCAAATCAAAGATATTCAGCGCCAGAAAGCTGCTTACGAACGCCTCCAGCAGAAAGCAGCAGCTAAGACCGAAGGAGGTGATTTACCGACTCCAGAAAGCAAAGCAGCGAAGGAGGCAGATACTGAAGACGCACCACTTCCAGAGCTCACAGACGAGTACGTCAAAACCCTTGGTCAGCCTGGTCAGTTTGAAACCGTCGCAGACTTTAAGGCAAAGATTAAAGAACATCTTGAAATTGAGAAGAAGCAAAACAACGCTGCCAAGCATCGCGCAGATATTACTGATGCCGTGATTGAAAAAACTGAGATAGTGCTTCCAAAGGTACTCATCGACTCTGAAATCAATCAGATGTTTGCGCAGATGCAGGAAGATCTCGATCGCGCCAATCTCAAGATGGATGACTACCTCACTCACATCAAGAAGACCAAAGAAGACCTTGTCGCCGAGTGGACCCCAGCCGCCGAAAAGCGAGCCAAGCTCCAGCTTGTACTGAACGAAATTGCGAAGAAAGAAGAAATTGTCCCCGACGTCGAGAAAGTAAATGAGCAGACCAAGGCGCTCATGGAACGTTTCAAGGATGCAGACGAACATCGTGTACGACTCTATGTTGCTTCGGTACTTCTAAATGAAGAAGTGATGAAGCAACTAGAAGAGAAGTAA
- a CDS encoding inorganic diphosphatase: MNLLHDIPAGSADEMNVIIEIPKFSKNKYEIDKETGMIALDRVMHTAQDYPFDYGFVPQTLFDDGDALDVVLLTTYPLAPGILVKARPVAIMEMVDGGERDDKVVAVPVDDPRFEEVKDLEDINKHFIKEMSHFFETYKKVQKKEVEVGEWHGATEAKAAFEKSRAVYEAAK, encoded by the coding sequence ATGAACTTACTTCACGACATTCCAGCTGGTTCAGCTGACGAAATGAACGTTATTATTGAAATTCCGAAGTTTTCTAAAAACAAGTACGAAATCGACAAAGAAACCGGGATGATTGCGCTTGATCGCGTGATGCACACCGCCCAGGACTATCCATTCGACTACGGCTTTGTGCCACAAACTCTCTTTGATGATGGCGATGCACTCGATGTAGTACTCCTCACCACCTACCCACTTGCTCCCGGCATTCTCGTGAAGGCTCGCCCAGTAGCAATTATGGAAATGGTTGATGGCGGTGAACGTGATGACAAAGTGGTGGCTGTCCCGGTGGACGACCCACGCTTTGAGGAGGTGAAAGATCTCGAAGACATCAACAAACATTTTATCAAGGAAATGTCACACTTCTTCGAAACCTACAAGAAAGTGCAGAAGAAGGAGGTAGAGGTTGGCGAGTGGCACGGCGCTACTGAAGCCAAGGCTGCTTTTGAAAAAAGCCGCGCTGTCTACGAAGCTGCGAAGTAG
- the nusA gene encoding transcription termination/antitermination protein NusA encodes MFDLKVINSVLAEMEEERGIPRAKMIDAIEQSLATAYKKEFGKRGQIVTCAFDMETGTTTFNQIKIVVDESMLKPDPELDEEGNPIEDEEEEEETEEEGEKKVRFDEEKHIMISTARMIKKDVELGEELVFPLESKDDFGRIAAQTAKQVIMQKIREAEKESALAEFGQKAGDIVMGHVQRFERGNLYVDLGRVTAIMPYDEQIPGERFKPGERIRAILLAVEETPRGIFLKLSRSHPDFLVALFTIEAPELQSGTVEVKSVAREAGARTKIAVYAHDDHIDPVGSLVGQRGVRVSTVMSELGGEKIDIIEWSPEPAEFIEDALSPAQVLDIRIEAEPDTEAGERGHAIAEVSPDQQSLAIGRGGQNVRLAAKLTGWKIDIVSANTGEDLAEADADGKVTLEAPADTAAGEDDEALENEDATTTKPDIEEVLEEADETSDRDMTEDSDEEDEIDTPEEAEEELAPAIDEEIAEEVEKEDAK; translated from the coding sequence ATGTTTGACCTAAAAGTGATTAATTCTGTCTTAGCAGAAATGGAAGAAGAGCGCGGAATTCCCCGCGCGAAGATGATTGACGCAATTGAGCAATCACTCGCCACCGCCTATAAGAAAGAATTCGGAAAGCGCGGCCAGATTGTGACCTGTGCCTTCGATATGGAAACCGGCACTACCACCTTTAATCAAATTAAGATCGTGGTGGATGAGAGCATGCTGAAGCCTGACCCAGAACTCGACGAAGAAGGCAACCCGATTGAAGACGAAGAGGAGGAAGAAGAAACAGAGGAAGAGGGCGAAAAGAAAGTACGCTTCGACGAAGAAAAACACATCATGATTAGCACTGCCCGCATGATTAAAAAGGATGTCGAGCTCGGTGAAGAACTCGTCTTCCCACTTGAATCTAAGGATGATTTTGGCCGTATTGCAGCCCAGACCGCCAAACAAGTAATCATGCAAAAGATTCGTGAAGCGGAAAAAGAATCAGCCTTGGCAGAATTCGGCCAGAAAGCTGGTGATATCGTAATGGGACACGTCCAGCGCTTTGAGCGAGGCAATCTCTACGTCGATCTCGGCCGCGTCACTGCGATTATGCCGTACGACGAACAAATTCCCGGCGAACGATTCAAGCCAGGAGAACGCATTCGTGCCATCTTGCTCGCCGTAGAAGAAACCCCACGTGGTATCTTCCTTAAGCTCTCTCGCTCACACCCAGACTTCCTGGTTGCTCTCTTCACTATTGAGGCACCAGAACTCCAGTCTGGCACTGTAGAAGTGAAGTCAGTGGCTCGTGAAGCCGGCGCACGCACTAAGATTGCTGTCTACGCCCACGACGACCACATCGATCCCGTTGGGTCACTCGTCGGACAGCGCGGAGTTCGCGTATCGACTGTCATGAGTGAACTCGGTGGTGAAAAAATCGATATTATTGAATGGTCACCAGAACCAGCGGAATTTATTGAAGATGCTCTCTCACCAGCTCAGGTACTCGACATCCGCATTGAAGCTGAACCAGATACCGAAGCTGGCGAACGCGGACATGCCATTGCTGAAGTTTCACCCGACCAACAATCACTTGCCATTGGTCGCGGCGGCCAGAACGTGCGCCTCGCAGCAAAGCTCACTGGCTGGAAGATTGATATCGTGTCAGCCAACACTGGCGAGGATCTTGCCGAAGCTGATGCAGACGGCAAGGTGACCCTTGAGGCGCCAGCCGATACTGCGGCCGGCGAAGACGATGAAGCGCTGGAAAACGAAGATGCTACTACCACCAAACCAGACATCGAGGAAGTGCTCGAGGAAGCTGACGAAACCAGCGACCGCGACATGACCGAAGATTCTGACGAGGAGGATGAAATCGACACTCCAGAGGAAGCCGAAGAAGAACTCGCTCCGGCAATTGACGAAGAAATTGCTGAAGAAGTTGAAAAAGAAGACGCAAAATAA
- the tadA gene encoding Flp pilus assembly complex ATPase component TadA, translated as MRIQDEQLKRFILDAGLITKADITAAEKIAKEEERTLSEALIAHGHMTEDDMRRVESYVLGIPFVSLKGMKIDFETLTLVPEPVARAHNIIAYKKSEDTLEVAMLDTADLPAIDFIKKKVDLRIQPRLTDTESMRTALRQYQKTLKDEFGDIIMKDAAELKVVNEDGEQMSEQELKKMAEDLPVVRIVDTLLRHAIIQGASDIHIEPSETEVLVRYRTDGILHDAMKLPKIAADSIVARLKVLSSLKLDQKRLPQDGRFKMEMDGQKVAFRVSMLPVFYGEKVVMRLLRENRSGYSLEGIGFHGSTLDRVHRATRATTGIILVTGPTGSGKSTTLYTILDLLNTPEVNISTIEDPIEYQMPRINQSQVKPEIGFTFAAGLRSLMRQDPDIIMVGEIRDEETASLAINAALTGHLVLATLHTNSAAGTIARLIDMGAESFLLVSTLRVAVGQRLVRKLSDDRMPYTLTKAEREDLGEKVDLDHVLKTLKEEGIVKNDATWNDVQFYHPKEKGETEDGYHGRMGIHEVLEISPTIKDMVMQGKTGDEVEAQARKEGMLTMIEDGIFKAAQGLTSIEEVLRVVNE; from the coding sequence ATGCGAATTCAAGACGAACAACTCAAACGATTCATTCTCGACGCGGGTCTTATTACTAAAGCTGACATCACTGCGGCAGAGAAAATTGCTAAAGAAGAAGAGCGCACACTCAGTGAAGCACTGATTGCACATGGCCACATGACCGAAGATGACATGCGCCGGGTGGAGTCATATGTGCTTGGCATTCCGTTCGTGTCGCTCAAAGGCATGAAGATTGATTTTGAAACACTCACGCTTGTTCCGGAACCTGTCGCTCGTGCCCATAATATTATTGCGTATAAGAAATCTGAGGACACCCTTGAAGTAGCGATGCTCGACACGGCCGATTTGCCGGCGATTGATTTTATCAAGAAAAAGGTTGATTTGCGCATCCAGCCACGTCTTACTGATACTGAATCAATGCGTACGGCGCTCCGTCAATACCAAAAGACGCTCAAGGATGAGTTTGGAGACATCATCATGAAGGATGCGGCTGAACTCAAGGTAGTCAATGAGGACGGCGAGCAGATGAGCGAGCAAGAGCTCAAGAAAATGGCGGAAGATCTGCCGGTAGTGCGTATTGTCGATACGCTCCTTCGCCATGCGATTATTCAAGGCGCATCAGATATTCATATTGAGCCGAGCGAGACTGAGGTGTTGGTGCGATATCGGACGGACGGCATTTTGCACGACGCAATGAAACTGCCGAAGATTGCAGCCGACAGTATCGTGGCTCGACTTAAAGTGTTGTCGAGCTTAAAACTTGACCAGAAGCGCTTGCCGCAGGATGGTCGTTTCAAGATGGAAATGGATGGACAGAAGGTGGCGTTCCGCGTATCCATGCTTCCGGTATTTTATGGTGAAAAGGTGGTAATGCGTCTGTTGCGAGAAAATCGCAGCGGCTACTCGCTTGAGGGTATTGGTTTTCACGGCAGTACCCTTGATCGCGTGCATCGCGCAACTCGGGCCACCACTGGCATCATCTTAGTAACTGGTCCGACCGGGTCGGGTAAGTCTACGACGCTCTATACTATTCTTGACCTTTTAAATACTCCGGAGGTAAATATTTCTACGATTGAGGACCCAATTGAGTATCAAATGCCGCGCATTAATCAGTCGCAGGTAAAACCAGAAATCGGCTTCACCTTTGCGGCCGGACTACGTTCACTCATGCGTCAGGATCCAGACATTATCATGGTGGGGGAAATCCGTGATGAGGAGACGGCGAGTTTGGCAATTAACGCCGCCCTTACAGGACACTTAGTATTAGCAACGCTTCACACCAACTCGGCAGCGGGCACCATCGCGCGTCTTATCGATATGGGTGCCGAATCATTCTTACTCGTTTCAACTCTTCGTGTAGCTGTTGGTCAGCGTTTGGTCCGTAAACTTTCAGATGATCGTATGCCGTATACGCTCACTAAAGCAGAACGTGAAGACTTGGGGGAAAAGGTTGATCTTGATCACGTGCTTAAAACACTCAAAGAGGAAGGAATTGTGAAAAATGACGCAACCTGGAATGACGTGCAGTTTTATCATCCGAAAGAGAAGGGTGAAACTGAAGATGGATACCACGGACGAATGGGTATTCATGAAGTACTCGAAATATCGCCGACTATTAAAGACATGGTGATGCAGGGGAAGACCGGTGATGAAGTAGAGGCGCAGGCGAGAAAGGAGGGTATGCTGACGATGATTGAAGACGGCATCTTTAAAGCAGCTCAAGGACTCACGAGTATCGAGGAAGTATTACGAGTCGTTAACGAGTAA
- a CDS encoding type II secretion system F family protein, protein MAKFTYTGEDKEGNKIENTVEADDRFAVYAIARNQGHTVSTIEAEGKFSAKKWLNIERLNYLINRVKDDELVMVTRNLGSMLVAGLTVSRALSVIERQSKNPRLKGVIKRVIERINQGDSFYDTLKEFPETFDNLYVAMIRAGEESGNLAESLKTLSIQMERASNLKKKIKGAMIYPAIVITVLVVIGILMMIYVMPQITGVFEGMDKELPTATQVLIATSNFLVEYTFLAIGSMIAVIAGFIYFLRTKWGKICSSWTVVRLPVIGNLAKETNAARTARTLSSLLNSGVDVIQSLTITEEVLQNVFYKEILRDAAKRVEKGTALSETFIEREDLYPILVGEMILVGEETGQIAGMLGEMAIFYETEVERKTKDLSTIIEPILMVVIGATVGFFAMALIAPIYSISDGLK, encoded by the coding sequence ATGGCAAAGTTTACGTACACAGGAGAGGATAAGGAAGGCAATAAGATTGAGAATACTGTTGAGGCTGATGATCGTTTTGCTGTGTACGCCATCGCTCGTAATCAGGGGCATACTGTTTCAACGATTGAAGCAGAGGGAAAATTTAGTGCAAAAAAATGGCTTAATATTGAACGGCTAAACTATCTTATCAACCGTGTTAAGGATGATGAGTTGGTGATGGTGACACGAAATCTCGGTTCGATGCTGGTGGCAGGGCTGACCGTTTCGCGCGCGCTATCAGTAATTGAACGACAGAGTAAAAACCCACGACTCAAAGGAGTGATTAAGCGAGTGATCGAGCGTATCAATCAAGGAGATTCTTTTTACGATACGCTTAAAGAGTTTCCAGAAACGTTTGATAATTTGTACGTTGCCATGATTCGCGCCGGAGAAGAGAGTGGTAATCTGGCTGAATCACTCAAGACACTCTCCATCCAAATGGAGCGCGCTTCAAATCTTAAGAAGAAAATCAAAGGCGCAATGATTTATCCAGCAATCGTCATCACCGTGCTGGTAGTGATTGGTATCTTGATGATGATTTACGTGATGCCACAAATCACTGGCGTGTTTGAGGGGATGGATAAGGAGTTGCCAACGGCAACACAGGTTTTGATTGCTACAAGTAACTTCTTGGTAGAGTATACGTTCCTCGCAATCGGTAGCATGATTGCAGTAATCGCTGGCTTTATCTATTTTTTGCGAACCAAATGGGGCAAGATTTGTTCTTCGTGGACGGTAGTACGGCTGCCGGTAATCGGCAACTTGGCTAAGGAGACTAACGCTGCTCGCACCGCACGCACGCTCTCATCGCTGCTGAACTCAGGTGTGGATGTGATTCAATCGCTCACAATCACCGAGGAGGTGCTACAAAATGTGTTTTACAAAGAGATTTTGCGCGATGCTGCTAAGCGTGTTGAGAAGGGAACGGCTTTGTCAGAAACGTTCATTGAGCGGGAAGATTTGTACCCAATTCTCGTGGGAGAAATGATTTTGGTGGGTGAAGAGACGGGTCAGATTGCCGGCATGCTCGGTGAGATGGCAATTTTTTATGAAACTGAAGTCGAGCGAAAAACCAAAGACCTCTCGACAATCATTGAACCGATTCTAATGGTGGTTATTGGTGCTACTGTCGGTTTCTTTGCGATGGCACTGATTGCACCAATTTACTCAATTTCAGACGGTCTTAAGTAG
- a CDS encoding carboxypeptidase regulatory-like domain-containing protein, with protein sequence MYQYSTRNTDGFSLVELIIVAALSVVVFLALFSSVKYILQVITLSESKLSALAVANERMEYFRSLPYDEVGVVAGYPSGTIPQTSTTSLNGITFYERVRVDYVDDPADGLLAADDNGIILDYKQVRLEYEWRINEATSSLQLVSTIVPRSIETTAGGGTVRINVLDDQSSLLPGASVRLISSSSTFSYDVTNPTDASGSALFNVPADSGYQVEVTAIISGNQYSTDKTYEATTTLPNPAVAPFAVLESDISTLTFQIGELSDLSIQAFTAVTEGSVIETFTDLSGVPSSTDVVAGGTLQLFDTAGVYETTGIAYLSEISPGPLLAWKTARVAASVPVNTSYQVQFFTGSGPYVLVPDGDLPGNAVGFSDSLIDLSGLDTSTYPALTVGITLSTTDTSVTPQVDEVSVWYRTSETSAAGVAYAMRGQKIIGTDASLVPVYKVSTTSSFDGSGEDAYTDLEFDTYTFDFSGAGFDIASACSAEPFQHAAGVDENLEFILMAAAANTLRVTVVDQSSRPIPGVSVHLSRPGYDTTVTTNTCGQAFFSGGGLSANTDFDLEVSAVGYITNDVNPFEVNGDTVATSILSE encoded by the coding sequence ATGTATCAGTATTCGACACGTAACACAGATGGATTCTCGTTAGTAGAGTTAATTATTGTGGCGGCGCTGTCGGTGGTGGTTTTTTTGGCCCTGTTCTCTTCTGTTAAATACATTTTGCAGGTGATTACATTGTCTGAGTCTAAGCTCAGTGCACTGGCTGTTGCGAATGAACGCATGGAGTATTTTAGGTCGTTGCCGTATGACGAAGTGGGTGTGGTGGCAGGGTATCCGTCCGGTACAATTCCACAGACAAGTACTACCAGCCTCAACGGCATCACTTTCTATGAACGAGTGCGTGTCGACTACGTGGATGACCCCGCTGACGGTCTGTTGGCGGCAGATGATAACGGTATTATTCTAGATTACAAGCAAGTTCGCTTGGAATATGAGTGGCGCATCAATGAGGCCACCAGTAGCTTGCAGCTCGTGAGTACTATTGTGCCGCGCTCGATTGAAACTACGGCGGGTGGAGGAACTGTTCGTATCAACGTTTTGGATGACCAATCATCGCTCTTACCGGGTGCCTCTGTCAGACTGATTAGTTCGAGTAGTACGTTTAGTTATGATGTAACTAATCCAACAGACGCCAGTGGTTCGGCACTTTTCAATGTTCCTGCCGATAGCGGGTATCAGGTTGAAGTGACGGCTATTATTTCTGGTAATCAGTACTCAACTGACAAAACCTACGAGGCGACTACTACGTTGCCTAATCCTGCGGTAGCACCATTTGCGGTGCTCGAATCGGATATTTCAACTCTAACCTTTCAAATCGGTGAGCTGAGCGATCTTTCAATTCAGGCGTTTACGGCAGTCACGGAAGGTTCGGTAATAGAAACATTTACTGACTTGAGTGGCGTGCCATCTAGTACCGATGTAGTTGCAGGCGGAACGTTGCAGCTTTTTGATACAGCCGGTGTCTATGAAACAACCGGAATAGCGTATCTTAGCGAAATTTCACCAGGGCCGCTGCTCGCCTGGAAGACAGCGCGAGTGGCGGCTAGTGTTCCGGTAAACACGTCGTACCAGGTGCAGTTTTTTACCGGCAGCGGCCCGTACGTACTGGTTCCTGATGGCGACCTGCCAGGCAATGCGGTTGGCTTCTCGGACTCGTTGATTGATCTTTCGGGATTAGACACGTCAACATATCCGGCGCTTACGGTTGGGATTACTCTGTCTACCACTGATACGAGCGTAACACCTCAGGTTGATGAAGTTAGTGTGTGGTATCGGACAAGCGAAACGTCAGCAGCAGGGGTAGCATATGCTATGCGCGGCCAGAAAATAATCGGAACAGATGCGAGTCTGGTGCCCGTCTATAAAGTAAGTACTACATCGAGTTTTGATGGTAGTGGTGAAGATGCTTACACTGATTTGGAGTTTGACACGTATACGTTTGATTTTTCTGGGGCAGGGTTTGATATTGCTAGTGCGTGTTCTGCTGAACCGTTTCAGCACGCTGCAGGGGTGGATGAAAATCTAGAATTTATACTTATGGCAGCGGCCGCAAACACGCTCCGTGTCACGGTTGTCGATCAAAGCAGCCGTCCGATTCCTGGGGTGTCAGTACATCTTTCGCGCCCGGGTTATGATACAACGGTCACCACTAATACTTGTGGCCAAGCATTTTTTAGCGGTGGCGGACTCAGTGCAAATACAGATTTTGACTTAGAAGTCTCGGCGGTTGGCTACATCACCAATGATGTCAATCCATTCGAAGTTAATGGTGACACCGTTGCCACAAGTATCTTAAGTGAATAG